The following proteins come from a genomic window of Gordonia westfalica:
- a CDS encoding antirestriction protein ArdA — MNHEHTHEPHHEDESTRKLQPRIWIGSLADYNAGRLHGDWCDAAVDPSDLRAAVDRILAGSDEPDAEEWGIFDYDDFGDFHVGEYDTLEQVSAVACGIVAHGPAFATWAEMHDGNPDMLAQFDDCFIGTYDSPTDWARDVLDGSGIEEALDREVPADLRAYVQFDYDGFARDLQLGGDVHIETAPDGKVWLFRVI, encoded by the coding sequence ATGAACCATGAACACACCCACGAACCCCATCACGAGGACGAATCAACCCGAAAACTCCAGCCCCGTATTTGGATCGGCAGCTTGGCGGACTACAACGCCGGACGGCTCCACGGCGACTGGTGTGACGCCGCCGTCGACCCCAGCGACCTCCGAGCGGCCGTCGATCGCATCCTGGCCGGATCTGACGAACCGGACGCCGAAGAGTGGGGCATCTTCGACTACGACGACTTCGGCGACTTCCACGTCGGCGAGTACGACACGCTCGAGCAGGTCTCAGCCGTCGCGTGCGGGATCGTCGCGCACGGCCCAGCCTTCGCCACGTGGGCTGAGATGCACGACGGGAATCCCGACATGCTCGCCCAGTTCGATGACTGCTTCATCGGCACCTATGACTCACCGACGGACTGGGCCCGCGACGTACTTGACGGCAGTGGGATCGAGGAGGCGCTCGACCGCGAAGTACCGGCTGACCTCCGCGCCTACGTCCAGTTCGACTACGACGGATTCGCCCGTGACCTCCAACTCGGCGGCGATGTCCACATCGAGACCGCACCGGACGGCAAAGTCTGGCTCTTCCGGGTGATCTAA
- a CDS encoding DNA-binding protein, translating to MKTLAIRLEDEQHARLSILAKLSGVSLTDTIRDAIESRIATLASDPEIAAKAEALTAEIDREAAEQRDAIATLFGTSKRTTPRGRQTKE from the coding sequence ATGAAAACACTGGCAATTCGTCTCGAAGACGAGCAGCACGCACGTCTGTCGATTCTGGCCAAGCTCAGTGGCGTATCGCTCACGGACACCATCCGTGACGCCATCGAGAGCCGTATCGCCACGCTGGCATCCGATCCAGAGATCGCGGCCAAAGCCGAGGCACTGACCGCCGAGATCGACCGTGAAGCTGCCGAACAACGCGACGCCATCGCCACCCTGTTCGGCACCAGCAAACGGACGACACCGCGTGGCCGCCAGACCAAGGAGTGA